The Montipora capricornis isolate CH-2021 chromosome 6, ASM3666992v2, whole genome shotgun sequence genome has a window encoding:
- the LOC138051269 gene encoding uncharacterized protein isoform X2, whose translation MGGTESSLNGAETDAQETEGGMETGCEQGTRETIQSKPDTKQDSKATGSVQEKNKMTDKPQNGKNRALLPATRRVVSQVNVMKTLLASYKRNTDFKSEYVTIEFAKRPEDRAIDMGFLLHGGVDCSIVPGDSGIFVKHVIAGSVADRKLSPGDRILSINGLNVTKVKLTCAQQAVRRAQGMVRLYIKKAPNRQKIIFEAIKKENRRDSSPFSDEDIEANRKIKFTEFLRIMASLIVDEARVEHGLDTIRVFDSEERGYINSAELETALRCMPGSRQVTDNELQEILQLVDPDGDGKINIPDFKRLVDHQENVK comes from the exons ATG GGAGGTACTGAATCCTCTCTGAATGGAGCTGAGACCGATGCTCAAGAAACAGAGGGAGGAATGGAAACTGGCTGTGAGCAGGGCACTCGGGAG ACGATCCAATCCAAACCTGACACAAAGCAGGACTCCAAGGCAACAGGATCTGTCCAAGAGAAGAACAAAATGACTGACAAACCGCAGAATGGGAAGAATCGAGCACTGCTGCCTGCCACAAGACGAGTGGTTTCACAAGTAAATGTTATGAAAACCTTGCTGGCATCATACAAACGAAACACTGATTTCAAATCTGAATACGTCACGATTGAATTTGCAAAACGCCCAGAAG ATCGTGCAATAGACATGGGCTTCTTATTACACGGAGGAGTTGATTGTTCAATCGTCCCTGGCGATTCGGGAATTTTTGTCAAACACGTAATCGCTGGCAGTGTCGCGGATAGAAAGTTAAGTCCTGGGGACAGGATTTTGTCG aTAAATGGACTTAACGTCACAAAAGTAAAATTGACATGCGCACAACAAGCAGTGAGGAGGGCTCAAGGAATGGTCAGACTTTATATCAAGAAAGCACCTAACAGACAG AAAATTATCTTCGAGgcaattaaaaaggaaaaccgaCGAGATTCTTCACCTTTCAGCGACGAGGATATTGAAG CAAACCGAAAGATAAAGTTCACGGAGTTTTTAAGAATAATGGCATCCTTGATAGTGGACGAGGCACGCGTAGAGCATGGGCTTGACACCATCCGGGTCTTTGACTCAGAGGAGCGAGGCTACATTAATTCTGCAGAGCTGGAAACAGCGTTAAGATGCATGCCGGGAAGTAGGCAGGTAACAGACAATGAACTGCAGGAAATCCTACAACTTGTGGACCCTGATGGAGACGGGAAGATAAATATTCCAG ACTTCAAGAGGCTCGTCGACCATCAGGAGAAcgtaaaataa
- the LOC138051269 gene encoding uncharacterized protein isoform X1: MGGTESSLNGAETDAQETEGGMETGCEQGTRETIQSKPDTKQDSKATGSVQEKNKMTDKPQNGKNRALLPATRRVVSQVNVMKTLLASYKRNTDFKSEYVTIEFAKRPEDRAIDMGFLLHGGVDCSIVPGDSGIFVKHVIAGSVADRKLSPGDRILSINGLNVTKVKLTCAQQAVRRAQGMVRLYIKKAPNRQKIIFEAIKKENRRDSSPFSDEDIEDYEDAFSVYDVKGKGNIRVNDVFPLIRSLGHNPLEAAVWCCMNELGLTANRKIKFTEFLRIMASLIVDEARVEHGLDTIRVFDSEERGYINSAELETALRCMPGSRQVTDNELQEILQLVDPDGDGKINIPDFKRLVDHQENVK; this comes from the exons ATG GGAGGTACTGAATCCTCTCTGAATGGAGCTGAGACCGATGCTCAAGAAACAGAGGGAGGAATGGAAACTGGCTGTGAGCAGGGCACTCGGGAG ACGATCCAATCCAAACCTGACACAAAGCAGGACTCCAAGGCAACAGGATCTGTCCAAGAGAAGAACAAAATGACTGACAAACCGCAGAATGGGAAGAATCGAGCACTGCTGCCTGCCACAAGACGAGTGGTTTCACAAGTAAATGTTATGAAAACCTTGCTGGCATCATACAAACGAAACACTGATTTCAAATCTGAATACGTCACGATTGAATTTGCAAAACGCCCAGAAG ATCGTGCAATAGACATGGGCTTCTTATTACACGGAGGAGTTGATTGTTCAATCGTCCCTGGCGATTCGGGAATTTTTGTCAAACACGTAATCGCTGGCAGTGTCGCGGATAGAAAGTTAAGTCCTGGGGACAGGATTTTGTCG aTAAATGGACTTAACGTCACAAAAGTAAAATTGACATGCGCACAACAAGCAGTGAGGAGGGCTCAAGGAATGGTCAGACTTTATATCAAGAAAGCACCTAACAGACAG AAAATTATCTTCGAGgcaattaaaaaggaaaaccgaCGAGATTCTTCACCTTTCAGCGACGAGGATATTGAAG ATTACGAAGATGCCTTCTCCGTATACGACGTCAAGGGAAAAGGAAATATCAGAGTCAACGATGTATTTCCTCTGATTCGTTCACTTGGTCACAATCCCCTTGAAGCCGCGGTCTGGTGTTGCATGAATGAACTGGGACTCACAG CAAACCGAAAGATAAAGTTCACGGAGTTTTTAAGAATAATGGCATCCTTGATAGTGGACGAGGCACGCGTAGAGCATGGGCTTGACACCATCCGGGTCTTTGACTCAGAGGAGCGAGGCTACATTAATTCTGCAGAGCTGGAAACAGCGTTAAGATGCATGCCGGGAAGTAGGCAGGTAACAGACAATGAACTGCAGGAAATCCTACAACTTGTGGACCCTGATGGAGACGGGAAGATAAATATTCCAG ACTTCAAGAGGCTCGTCGACCATCAGGAGAAcgtaaaataa